Proteins encoded in a region of the Anguilla anguilla isolate fAngAng1 chromosome 10, fAngAng1.pri, whole genome shotgun sequence genome:
- the LOC118237356 gene encoding neuroendocrine convertase 1-like produces MDAGCNQSMKCCTLVAVCVVICAVAALAEIGDRQYTNEWAVEIPGGPHAAKTIARELGYELVRQIGALENHYLLRHHSHPRRTRRSADHMTRWLSQDERVWWAEQQYEKQRRKRAPLGAGCPGCSVDQLFDDPMWSQQWYLQDTRTSPSLPKLDLHVIPVWKKGITGKGVVITVLDDGLEWNHTDIYPNYDPAASYDFNDNDPDPFPRYDSTNENKHGTRCAGEIAMQANNKKCGVGVAFNAKVGGIRMLDGIVTDAIEASSIGFNPNHVDIYSASWGPNDDGKTVEGPGRLAQKAFEYGIQKGRGGKGSIFVWASGNGGRQGDNCDCDGYTDSIYTVSISSASQQGVSPWYAEKCSSTLATAYSSGDYTDQRITSADLHNQCTETHTGTSASAPLAAGIFALALEQNPDLTWRDLQHLVVWTSEFDPLANNPGWKRNSAGLMVNSRFGFGLLNAKALVDLADPKAWKHVPEKRLCVIKDDAFRPRKMKTASEITIEIPTKACAGEDSAIRSLEHVQMEISIEYTRRGDLRIVLTSPSGTSTVLLAERERDTSSSGFRNWAFMSVHTWGEDPTGTWTLTITDVSGRAENEGQVVDWRLILHGTQDRPEHMKKQRVYQPYNAVQNDRRGVEQTEEMTELFPSKPHTSQKAKATPGNSAGGARKATAPYNALINVLKSAFRERPSSGRSHARHPLGTSERVSYQDLYQVLDMLNKHRGLEDKLYGHYGEGFHRSKPYRRQNGRLMQALVDMLTEER; encoded by the exons ATGGATGCGGGGTGTAATCAGTCTATGAAGTGCTGTACGCTTGTGGCAGTCTGTGTTGTCATTTGCGCTGTCGCCGCTTTGGCAGAGATCGGGGACAGACAGTACACCAATGAATGGGCGGTGGAGATACCAGGCGGACCCCATGCGGCCAAAACAATCGCCCGGGAACTGGGCTACGAACTGGTCAGACAG ATAGGAGCGCTAGAGAACCATTACCTGCTAAGACACCATAGTCATCCCAGAAGGACAAGAAGAAGtgctgatcacatgaccaggtGGCTTTCACAGGATGAAAGG gtgtggtggGCGGAGCAGCAATATGAGAAGCAGCGCAGGAAGAGGGCACCGCTGGGGGCAGGGTGTCCGGGCTGCTCGGTGGACCAGCTCTTCGATGACCCCATGTGGTCTCAGCAGTGGTACCTG caagACACCAGGACgtccccctcccttcccaaaCTGGACCTCCATGTCATCCCCGTATGGAAGAAGGGCATCACGGGAAAGGGCGTGGTCATCACCGTGTTGGACGACGGCCTGGAGTGGAACCACACGGACATCTACCCCAACTAC GATCCAGCTGCAAGTTATGACTTCAACGACAACGACCCTGACCCATTTCCCAGATACGACTCCACCAATGAGAACAA gcaTGGAACACGATGCGCCGGGGAGATTGCTATGCAGGCCAACAACAAGAAGTGCGGAGTTGGTGTGGCCTTCAACGCGAAGGTCGGAg ggATTCGTATGTTGGATGGGATTGTGACAGACGCCATAGAGGCGAGCTCCATCGGCTTTAACCCCAACCACGTGGACATCTACAGTGCCAGCTGGGGCCCCAACGATGACGGCAAGACAGTGGAAGGGCCCGGCCGCCTGGCCCAGAAAGCCTTTGAGTATGGCATCCAGAAG GGGCGGGGCGGAAAGGGCTCCATCTTTGTGTGGGCTTCGGGGAACGGGGGCAGGCAGGGGGACAACTGCGACTGCGACGGCTACACGGACAGCATCTACACCGTCTCCATCAGCAGTGCCTCCCAGCAGGGCGTGTCCCCCTGGTACGCCGAGAAGTGCTCCTCCACCCTGGCCACCGCCTACAGCAGTGGGGACTACACCGACCAGAGGATC ACCAGCGCAGATTTGCACAATCAGtgcacagagacgcacacggGGACCTCGGCTTCTGCACCACTGGCTGCTGGGATATTCGCTCTGGCCCTGGAACAGAA CCCCGACCTCACCTGGCGGGACCTCCAGCACCTGGTGGTGTGGACCTCGGAGTTCGACCCGCTGGCCAACAACCCAGGCTGGAAGCGGAACAGCGCCGGGCTCATGGTGAACAGCCGCTTTGGGTTCGGTCTCCTCAACGCCAAGGCCCTGGTGGACCTGGCCGACCCCAAGGCGTGGAAACACGTCCCAGAGAAGAGGCTGTGCGTCATCAAGGACGACGCCTTCCGGCCCAG GAAGATGAAAACTGCCAGTGAGATCACCATAGAGATCCCCACTAAAGCCTGTGCCGGGGAGGACAGCGCCATCCGGTCGCTGGAGCATGTGCAGATGGAGATCAGCATCGAGTACACCAGAAGAGGAGACCTGCGCATCGTCCTCACTTCTCCTTCAG GCACCAGCACTGTCCTgctggcggagagagagagggacacgtCCTCCAGCGGCTTCAGAAACTGGGCCTTCATGTCCGTGCACACCTGGGGGGAAGACCCCACGGGCACCTGGACCCTCACCATCACAGATGTG tCTGGCCGTGCAGAGAATGAGGGGCAGGTGGTGGACTGGAGGCTGATTCTGCACGGAACGCAGGACCGGCCGGAGCACATGAAGAAGCAGAGGGTTTACCAGCCCTACAACGCCGTTCAGAATGACCGCCGGGGCGTGGAGCAGACGGAGGAAATGACGGAG tTGTTCCCCTCAAAACCCCACACGTCCCAGAAGGCCAAGGCCACTCCAGGTAACTCCGCTGGAGGCGCACGGAAGGCGACCGCCCCCTACAACGCCCTCATCAACGTCCTGAAATCAGCCTTCCGAGAGCGCCCCTCGTCAGGACGATCCCACGCCAGGCACCCTCTGGGCACGTCCGAGCGCGTTTCCTACCAGGACCTCTACCAGGTCCTGGACATGCTCAATAAACACAGAGGCCTGGAGGACAAGCTGTACGGACATTACGGGGAGGGATTTCACCGAAGCAAGCCGTACAGACGCCAAAACGGCAGGCTAATGCAGGCTCTCGTCGACATGCTCACGGAAGAACGCTAG